One window of the Manihot esculenta cultivar AM560-2 chromosome 14, M.esculenta_v8, whole genome shotgun sequence genome contains the following:
- the LOC110631192 gene encoding acetylajmalan esterase has translation MDSCKLLYPFLLCCVFFFVLPLASDAHLLKACEFEAIYNLGDSISDTGNLILEDPASVFGRLPYGLNFYSNATGRCSNGLLMIVFIAKSAGIPLLNAYLNASSSKTHGVNFAVAGSTALPVEFLAENKVIAPVTNSSLAIQLNWMATHFNSTCHNSKDCIQKHKNSLFMVGEIGGNDYNYALFQGKTIDELKSRIPNVVNAIKDAVTRVIRYGATRVVVPGNFPIGCMHIYLTGFRTNDSNAYDELHCLKGLNNFSIYHNELLQQGIIELQEEHPHVTLAYGDYYNVYKWVLQKAAAGLLGFDPKSVQKACCGSGGDYDFSLERFCGAPDVPVCAKPEERMSWDGVHSTQKAYFFMARWLIRDIFQKLRCIA, from the exons ATGGATTCCTGCAAACTTCTTTATCCTTTTCTCCTCTGCTGTGTCTTCTTTTTTGTTCTTCCTCTCGCATCTGATGCTCATCTTCTCAAGGCATGTGAGTTTGAGGCGATATATAACCTTGGAGATTCAATATCTGACACTGGCAACTTGATCCTCGAGGACCCTGCTTCTGTTTTTGGTAGGCTTCCCTATGGCCTAAACTTTTACTCCAATGCAACTGGTAGATGCTCCAATGGTTTGCTCATGATTGTTTTCATTG CAAAGTCAGCTGGTATTCCCCTTCTCAATGCATATTTGAATGCAAGTTCAAGCAAGACACATGGGGTGAATTTTGCAGTTGCTGGCTCTACTGCTTTGCCTGTGGAGTTTCTTGCAGAAAACAAAGTCATTGCCCCTGTTACCAATAGCTCTCTTGCCATACAACTCAATTGGATGGCTACCCATTTCAACTCAACTTGCCACAATTCCAAAG ACTGCATTCAGAAACATAAAAATTCTCTGTTCATGGTTGGAGAAATTGGAGGCAATGATTATAACTATGCATTATTTCAAGGCAAGACCATTGATGAGTTGAAGTCCAGGATACCGAATGTTGTTAATGCCATCAAAGATGCTGTCACG AGAGTCATTAGATATGGTGCGACTCGAGTTGTAGTTCCTGGAAATTTTCCAATTGGATGCATGCACATATACCTCACGGGATTTCGCACCAATGATTCTAATGCATATGATGAGCTTCACTGCTTGAAAGGACTCAACAACTTCTCAATATATCACAATGAGCTACTCCAACAAGGAATTATAGAATTGCAGGAAGAGCATCCGCACGTGACTTTAGCATATGGGGATTACTACAATGTTTACAAGTGGGTTTTGCAAAAGGCAGCCGCTGGATTGCTAG GATTTGACCCCAAATCCGTACAAAAGGCTTGCTGTGGCAGTGGAGGAGATTATGACTTTAGCCTTGAAAGATTTTGTGGAGCTCCTGATGTTCCTGTTTGTGCTAAACCTGAAGAACGTATGAGTTGGGACGGAGTACATTCCACTCAAAAGGCTTATTTCTTTATGGCACGATGGCTCATTCGGGACATCTTCCAAAAGCTTCGATGCATTGCTTGA